From a single Novipirellula caenicola genomic region:
- a CDS encoding proprotein convertase P-domain-containing protein encodes MKLHPNFPRCLMVAVMFAMGMMVGVDTASAQSGLRESLERLDTDADGDIDPSEITPLARPYLERVAEARRMSLERAYSVEKWQEAARIYYAMNNGVSRREVDVDDYVNPMDFGTAPDQPLVPEFGLPEVKYPYTQEDIDDAERTLRRSDRNRDGYIDRAEAQRAEWRYRDPFAEDFNNDNKLSRLELAQRYARRRMLSGAASELTKKAERTGNSVGTSSSRREESSSRDRYRRGPGGRDYLTSTVLGRFDSDRDGRLSADEAVRLGVPFGRLDVDRDGEIQRSELQVYLNEMQAEAGDLTAGLPGWFYERDLNRDNQVAMDEYTDEWTDELIEEFRSYDTNGDGLLTASEAIAAKSLVGGSYRSDSVEPLPPRKTVVSEIYIDENYLIADLDVQLSITHTYTSFLDAYLIGPDGTRIELFSGVGAHDDHFDQTIFDDSARYSITKGRPPFEGSYQPEALAKRQPSLSAFNGKSVQGPWQLVISGTQSDRFGILHGWGLTVRPQPNFPGESRNPTSEIETLDEPASDMETVTAPAAAAQATGEAYQRVGELRQ; translated from the coding sequence ATGAAACTTCACCCAAACTTTCCGCGATGTTTGATGGTTGCGGTCATGTTCGCCATGGGCATGATGGTTGGCGTCGACACGGCGTCCGCGCAATCTGGATTGCGTGAATCGCTCGAGCGACTCGACACCGACGCCGACGGCGATATCGATCCGTCCGAAATCACTCCCTTGGCTCGCCCTTACCTTGAACGAGTGGCTGAAGCACGACGGATGTCGCTCGAGCGTGCCTATAGTGTCGAGAAATGGCAAGAAGCGGCAAGGATCTATTACGCGATGAACAACGGTGTCTCGCGACGCGAAGTCGACGTGGACGACTACGTCAATCCGATGGACTTTGGAACCGCACCGGATCAACCGCTTGTTCCCGAGTTCGGTTTACCCGAAGTCAAATACCCGTACACGCAAGAGGATATTGACGACGCCGAGCGGACGCTGCGTCGATCGGACCGCAACCGTGATGGATACATTGATCGCGCCGAAGCGCAGCGAGCCGAATGGAGATACCGCGATCCTTTTGCCGAGGATTTTAACAACGATAACAAGCTTAGCCGGCTTGAACTTGCCCAGCGTTACGCGCGTCGCCGGATGCTGTCCGGAGCCGCCAGCGAATTGACCAAGAAAGCCGAGCGGACTGGAAACAGCGTTGGTACGTCGTCGTCGCGTCGCGAGGAATCAAGTTCACGAGACCGATATCGCCGCGGTCCAGGCGGCCGCGATTACTTGACGTCGACGGTGCTGGGGCGATTTGATTCGGATCGCGATGGCCGACTCAGCGCCGACGAAGCCGTCCGCCTCGGTGTGCCGTTTGGCCGTTTGGATGTGGACCGCGACGGCGAAATCCAACGCAGCGAACTGCAAGTTTACCTAAATGAAATGCAAGCCGAGGCAGGCGACTTGACCGCGGGATTGCCCGGATGGTTCTACGAACGCGACTTGAATCGTGACAACCAAGTCGCGATGGATGAGTACACCGATGAGTGGACTGATGAACTGATCGAAGAATTTCGGTCCTACGACACCAACGGCGACGGGCTGCTGACCGCATCGGAAGCCATCGCGGCCAAATCGCTTGTCGGCGGTAGCTACCGCAGCGATAGCGTCGAACCGTTGCCGCCGCGAAAAACCGTCGTCTCGGAAATCTACATCGACGAAAATTACTTGATCGCGGATCTAGATGTCCAGTTGTCGATCACGCACACCTATACCTCGTTTCTGGATGCCTACTTGATCGGTCCGGATGGGACGCGAATCGAGTTGTTCAGCGGCGTCGGGGCGCACGACGACCACTTTGACCAAACCATTTTTGACGACTCAGCTCGCTATTCGATCACCAAAGGACGACCTCCGTTCGAAGGCAGTTACCAGCCCGAGGCGCTCGCCAAACGCCAACCCAGTTTGAGTGCGTTCAATGGCAAAAGCGTCCAGGGTCCGTGGCAATTGGTCATTAGCGGAACCCAGAGCGATCGTTTTGGCATCCTACACGGCTGGGGATTGACCGTCCGTCCACAACCAAACTTCCCCGGCGAATCAAGAAATCCGACAAGCGAAATCGAAACGTTGGACGAACCGGCATCCGACATGGAGACGGTGACAGCACCCGCAGCTGCGGCTCAGGCGACCGGCGAAGCATATCAGCGGGTTGGCGAGCTGCGACAATAG